Proteins encoded by one window of Verrucomicrobiota bacterium:
- a CDS encoding BsuPI-related putative proteinase inhibitor, with protein sequence MSIKHLSSWLPVCFLAFVIFYDSLWAVDIRPARQTVPDRFINPPGKRFSLFKGDPARVQKANEVNTDDFSAQLKIKEGVSISELEQGIDEDVQLELQFIIQNESERQYTLSFPDAQRYDIAITEEGTNNAIFVWSDDKAFMQVVGSVFVNPKEKFAYTINVPVRKLAGNLQTGNYTITAILSNYPEIKATTSFSTNR encoded by the coding sequence ATGAGTATCAAACATTTAAGTTCTTGGCTACCTGTGTGTTTCCTTGCTTTTGTAATCTTTTACGACTCTCTCTGGGCTGTCGATATCCGACCAGCCCGTCAAACAGTTCCCGACCGCTTCATCAATCCTCCGGGCAAGCGCTTTAGCTTGTTCAAGGGAGACCCTGCTCGCGTGCAAAAGGCAAATGAAGTGAATACCGACGATTTCTCCGCTCAGTTAAAAATTAAGGAAGGTGTCTCTATCAGTGAACTCGAACAAGGCATCGATGAAGATGTTCAACTCGAATTACAGTTCATTATTCAAAATGAGAGCGAGCGCCAGTACACTTTATCCTTTCCAGATGCTCAACGCTATGACATAGCCATTACCGAGGAAGGAACAAATAATGCTATTTTTGTTTGGTCTGATGATAAAGCATTCATGCAAGTCGTGGGATCTGTTTTTGTAAATCCTAAGGAAAAGTTTGCCTACACTATTAATGTACCCGTCCGTAAATTGGCTGGCAACTTGCAAACAGGAAACTATACGATCACTGCGATTTTAAGTAATTATCCCGAGATC
- a CDS encoding ChuX/HutX family heme-like substrate-binding protein, giving the protein MSDTGIISNSSDLKESWDKLLQEKPKLRIRDAAKELGVSEAELLATKCGESVTRLTGDWKDLIKSFVELGNVMALTRNDHAVHEKIGKFEHIEFFGPHMGQVVGKQIDLRLFMSHWHMSFAVEEEVRGETKQSFQFFNQDGSAIFKVYLHEGGNWAGFETLKERFKSDDQSAEQDTTPLPEEKEELPDSQIDLEGFHKGWEGLQDTHGFYGLLQKYRVSRTQALRLAPSQYVTRVGNDSARKVLDAAGATETPIMVFVGNPGNIQIHTGPVKKLMPYEDWYNVMDPDFNLHLRESGIDQSYIVKKPTKDGLVTALELYDKENDNIALFFGERKPGIPELEAWRDIIGNIEQSK; this is encoded by the coding sequence ATGAGCGATACTGGAATCATTTCAAATAGTTCCGACTTGAAGGAAAGTTGGGACAAACTTCTCCAAGAAAAACCTAAATTACGAATTCGCGATGCTGCGAAGGAGCTAGGCGTAAGCGAAGCAGAGCTGCTGGCAACAAAATGCGGGGAATCCGTTACTCGACTAACCGGAGATTGGAAGGATCTTATTAAGTCCTTTGTTGAGCTAGGTAATGTCATGGCACTCACTCGCAACGACCATGCTGTTCACGAGAAGATTGGTAAATTTGAGCATATCGAATTTTTCGGCCCTCATATGGGGCAGGTTGTGGGTAAACAGATTGACCTGAGGCTTTTCATGAGTCACTGGCATATGAGCTTTGCCGTAGAGGAGGAAGTGAGAGGTGAAACCAAGCAAAGTTTTCAATTTTTTAATCAAGATGGCAGCGCTATTTTTAAAGTCTATTTGCATGAAGGGGGCAATTGGGCTGGATTTGAGACGCTGAAAGAGAGGTTCAAGAGCGATGACCAATCCGCTGAACAAGACACGACTCCCCTACCTGAAGAAAAAGAGGAACTCCCCGACTCCCAGATAGACCTTGAAGGGTTTCACAAAGGATGGGAAGGTTTACAAGATACTCACGGTTTCTATGGACTCCTGCAAAAGTATCGAGTGAGCAGAACCCAAGCATTACGACTAGCACCTAGTCAATACGTCACCCGCGTTGGCAATGATAGCGCTAGAAAGGTCTTAGATGCAGCAGGTGCAACGGAAACGCCCATTATGGTGTTTGTAGGAAATCCTGGGAATATCCAAATTCATACAGGTCCAGTCAAAAAACTGATGCCCTACGAAGATTGGTATAATGTGATGGACCCAGACTTCAATCTGCATCTGCGTGAGAGCGGCATTGACCAAAGTTACATTGTCAAAAAACCAACCAAAGATGGATTGGTGACGGCACTGGAGCTTTATGACAAGGAGAATGATAACATCGCCCTGTTTTTTGGTGAACGTAAACCGGGAATTCCCGAATTAGAAGCGTGGCGTGATATTATTGGAAACATTGAGCAAAGCAAATAG
- a CDS encoding heme ABC transporter ATP-binding protein encodes MLSAKNISVSKGQTEILHEINLSVKPGALTAVLGPNGAGKSTLLEALTGECEPTKGEIHLAGKPLEDWNPLSLSKMRAVLTQSPDINFPFTVLEVVLMGRSPHYTWIENEQDFQIAQEALKSVDMASFAERSFPTLSGGEKQRVQLARVLAQIWDASENGCRYLLLDEPTSSLDIAHQHLVLKLAKQYAKDQVAVFAILHDINQATQYADHLLFLKNGEQVAVGPPEDIISKEVIEHVYGIKIEFVKHPSSGRQVIVI; translated from the coding sequence ATGCTGAGCGCAAAAAATATTAGTGTAAGTAAAGGTCAAACAGAAATTTTGCATGAGATCAACCTTTCTGTGAAGCCAGGTGCACTTACTGCGGTGTTGGGGCCCAATGGAGCGGGAAAGTCCACTTTGTTAGAGGCCCTGACAGGTGAATGCGAGCCAACGAAAGGCGAGATCCATTTAGCAGGTAAACCACTTGAGGATTGGAACCCTCTATCTCTTAGTAAAATGAGGGCTGTTCTCACTCAGAGCCCAGATATTAATTTTCCCTTCACCGTTTTAGAAGTCGTTCTCATGGGCCGGTCTCCTCACTACACCTGGATAGAAAATGAGCAAGACTTCCAAATCGCTCAGGAAGCATTAAAAAGTGTGGATATGGCAAGTTTTGCTGAGCGCAGTTTTCCAACATTATCTGGTGGAGAAAAACAGCGCGTTCAACTAGCTCGAGTTCTCGCACAAATCTGGGATGCATCTGAAAATGGATGTCGCTATCTGCTTTTAGATGAACCAACCTCTAGCTTAGACATCGCACACCAACATCTTGTTCTAAAACTGGCCAAACAGTATGCCAAGGATCAAGTCGCCGTGTTCGCCATTCTTCATGATATCAACCAGGCGACACAATATGCAGACCATCTCCTTTTTTTAAAAAATGGAGAACAGGTAGCGGTGGGACCTCCAGAAGACATTATCTCCAAGGAGGTAATCGAGCATGTCTACGGCATTAAAATAGAATTTGTTAAGCACCCTTCTTCAGGCAGACAGGTCATTGTTATCTAG
- a CDS encoding thioredoxin-like domain-containing protein — protein MTKASNWLSCAFLYLALFTSSVESRTWTYQNGSSIEGSFVRKEGDYVVIQKFSDFRQISIPLFKLSQKDQDYLRTTRAETAKIRLANPLKEYFPDKLQDANGKEIPTSSLSGKHVGIYFSAKWCGPCRVFTPKLVEFRDRNQNNFEVVFVSSDNSDAAMKNYMKDSEMQWLAMKRGSKEAKDLNSRFEVRGIPSLVILSPKGEVITRNGRGLIDQNPNGSVAIFK, from the coding sequence ATGACTAAAGCATCTAACTGGTTATCTTGCGCGTTTCTATACTTAGCGCTCTTTACAAGTTCCGTGGAGTCAAGAACCTGGACATACCAGAATGGCTCTAGCATAGAGGGATCGTTTGTCAGAAAGGAGGGTGATTATGTGGTCATCCAAAAATTTTCAGATTTCAGGCAGATTAGTATTCCTCTTTTTAAACTATCACAAAAAGACCAAGACTACCTAAGGACTACTCGAGCAGAGACCGCAAAGATTCGGCTAGCGAACCCCTTGAAAGAATACTTTCCCGATAAATTGCAGGATGCCAATGGCAAAGAGATTCCCACTTCCTCCCTCAGTGGAAAGCACGTAGGTATCTATTTTTCTGCAAAATGGTGTGGTCCTTGTCGAGTCTTTACTCCCAAATTAGTGGAATTCAGGGATCGTAACCAGAATAACTTTGAGGTTGTTTTTGTAAGTAGCGACAATAGTGACGCGGCGATGAAGAATTATATGAAAGATTCCGAGATGCAGTGGCTCGCTATGAAGCGAGGTTCAAAAGAGGCTAAAGATCTAAATTCACGCTTCGAGGTAAGGGGGATCCCTTCATTGGTTATTCTCTCCCCTAAGGGGGAGGTTATCACTCGCAATGGAAGAGGGTTGATAGATCAAAACCCTAATGGCTCTGTGGCTATTTTTAAGTGA
- a CDS encoding iron chelate uptake ABC transporter family permease subunit — protein sequence MVISWSSIPSQQKRKLTLIALLLVMLIVMALVALSNGPVKVPIKDLLEILLSRLGLAEAENISQQHIAAIEIIRLPRILCAILIGGALAACGGAMQGLFRNPLADPGLIGISAGAGLGAVISISSFSSWFPEWSKTLGTFTTPLLAFFFAFMTTFLIYHLATRHGRTDVPTMLLAGIAINAFAGAITSYFVFLSDDDQIRSITFWMMGSLGHATWKELSLAAPLMLISILSLPFLSKALNAFALGEAEAKYLGIDRERAKVLIICLTAAGVGSGVAISGMIAFVGLVVPHLVRLCIGPDNRFLMLGSIFLGGLLLLLSDLLARNLLAPVELPIGIITAFIGAPFFLWLLLKMKRI from the coding sequence ATGGTTATCTCTTGGTCTAGCATTCCTTCTCAGCAAAAAAGGAAGCTCACTTTAATTGCTCTTTTGTTGGTCATGCTGATTGTCATGGCCCTTGTTGCTTTATCAAATGGACCGGTTAAGGTCCCAATAAAGGACTTGTTGGAGATTTTGCTGTCTCGGCTCGGCCTTGCGGAAGCAGAGAACATCTCTCAACAACACATTGCCGCCATAGAAATCATTCGACTACCTCGAATTTTATGCGCCATCTTAATCGGCGGGGCTTTAGCGGCATGCGGCGGTGCTATGCAGGGACTCTTTCGAAATCCTCTAGCAGACCCGGGCCTAATCGGCATCTCTGCCGGTGCTGGATTGGGGGCAGTTATTAGCATCAGTAGTTTCTCAAGCTGGTTTCCAGAATGGAGCAAAACACTGGGTACTTTCACCACACCCCTACTGGCTTTCTTTTTTGCATTCATGACTACCTTTCTTATTTATCATTTAGCAACCAGACATGGTCGAACGGATGTCCCGACCATGCTTCTTGCCGGTATTGCCATCAATGCCTTTGCGGGAGCGATTACCAGTTACTTTGTCTTTCTATCCGATGATGACCAAATACGCTCGATTACTTTCTGGATGATGGGAAGCCTAGGGCATGCTACTTGGAAAGAATTATCTCTGGCAGCCCCACTTATGCTTATAAGCATTCTCTCCCTACCCTTTCTATCCAAAGCACTAAATGCTTTTGCGCTTGGTGAAGCAGAAGCTAAATACCTGGGCATAGACAGAGAGCGCGCCAAAGTTCTTATTATTTGCTTAACGGCAGCTGGTGTGGGTTCAGGTGTTGCCATCAGTGGGATGATTGCCTTCGTGGGTTTGGTGGTTCCTCACCTCGTTCGGCTTTGCATTGGCCCGGATAATCGTTTTTTAATGCTTGGATCCATCTTTCTTGGAGGACTTCTGTTATTATTGTCCGATTTGTTGGCAAGAAATTTATTGGCTCCTGTTGAGCTGCCAATTGGGATTATTACAGCTTTCATAGGGGCACCATTCTTTCTGTGGTTGCTTCTAAAAATGAAACGAATCTAG
- a CDS encoding lactonase family protein, with amino-acid sequence MKSRQLKSCIALFIVFSTPLSLQASEKAVVWIGTDTKSESKGIYRAELDLASGKLTQPELATELIAPGFIALAEKSNKSLLYTIHHVADSRAGHIAAYEILDQGKTLKLINSIPIGDGRGVHLTLDQTAKYLFTAQYGASSVAVFPLAKDGSIQPRSDLKKHSGSGPNKARQKRAHPHSVYVSPDNQYLMVPDLGIDKVMIYKINHSEGTLMENGFAACPPGSGPRHMKFHPNGIFAYVLNELLMTISVFRYDSNQGVMNELQVIPTLPQDLWEVPNKASEIRMDSKGKFLYAANRGHDTIAAFSVDSNTGKLTFIEREPVRGAYPRNFHLDPTDTWLLAAARDSNTLSVFKIDQENGNLIYHNQIVNCPAPICIEFQKLQ; translated from the coding sequence ATGAAATCAAGACAGTTGAAGTCCTGCATTGCGCTATTCATCGTATTTTCTACACCACTATCACTACAAGCCTCTGAAAAAGCAGTTGTTTGGATAGGCACGGATACGAAGAGTGAAAGTAAAGGTATTTACCGAGCTGAGTTAGACTTAGCCTCTGGAAAGCTGACTCAACCAGAGCTCGCCACTGAATTGATAGCACCAGGCTTTATTGCATTAGCAGAAAAAAGCAATAAATCGCTTCTTTACACCATTCACCATGTAGCTGACTCCAGAGCTGGACATATTGCTGCTTATGAAATTCTTGATCAGGGAAAAACTCTAAAATTAATCAACTCCATTCCTATTGGTGATGGCAGAGGTGTCCACCTAACGCTTGATCAAACTGCTAAATATCTCTTTACTGCGCAATATGGAGCCAGCTCGGTCGCGGTTTTCCCACTGGCTAAAGATGGAAGTATTCAGCCTAGATCAGACCTCAAGAAGCATTCAGGATCAGGTCCCAATAAAGCTCGCCAAAAAAGAGCTCACCCTCACTCAGTCTATGTCAGCCCTGATAACCAGTATCTCATGGTCCCTGACTTAGGAATCGACAAAGTCATGATTTATAAAATTAATCACAGCGAAGGAACTTTGATGGAAAATGGATTCGCTGCCTGTCCTCCAGGAAGCGGGCCACGCCATATGAAGTTTCATCCCAATGGGATATTTGCCTATGTCCTCAATGAGTTGCTGATGACTATTTCTGTGTTTCGCTATGATTCCAATCAAGGTGTAATGAACGAACTGCAGGTGATTCCCACGCTTCCTCAAGATCTTTGGGAAGTTCCTAACAAAGCCTCCGAAATACGTATGGACTCTAAAGGAAAATTCCTCTACGCAGCAAATCGTGGGCATGATACCATTGCTGCTTTCTCAGTTGACTCCAATACTGGCAAGTTGACTTTTATCGAGCGTGAGCCGGTGCGGGGCGCTTATCCTAGAAACTTTCATCTAGACCCTACCGATACATGGTTACTTGCCGCCGCTAGAGACTCTAATACCCTATCTGTTTTCAAAATCGATCAGGAAAATGGCAACTTAATCTATCATAATCAAATAGTAAATTGCCCAGCCCCCATTTGTATTGAATTTCAAAAACTTCAATAA
- a CDS encoding secondary thiamine-phosphate synthase enzyme YjbQ, with the protein MKSVTETIQVKTTGKGTIEITDRVRDIASSSDIQNGVATVFVAHTSASLVIYENADPSARTDLHAFFEKLVPEDTPYFVHTHEGPDDMPSHIRMVLTRTSEVIPIKKWHLCLGTWQGIFIFEHRAHPHTRTVHVNVMGL; encoded by the coding sequence ATGAAATCAGTGACCGAAACGATACAGGTAAAAACTACAGGAAAAGGAACCATCGAAATAACAGATCGAGTGAGAGATATTGCTTCTAGCTCGGATATCCAGAACGGTGTGGCAACCGTTTTTGTCGCACATACAAGTGCATCACTTGTTATTTATGAAAATGCCGATCCTTCAGCACGAACCGATTTACATGCTTTCTTCGAAAAGTTAGTGCCGGAGGATACTCCTTACTTTGTTCATACTCATGAGGGCCCTGACGATATGCCGTCTCATATCAGAATGGTCCTCACTCGCACCTCTGAAGTCATCCCCATTAAAAAATGGCATTTATGTTTGGGAACGTGGCAAGGAATATTCATCTTTGAGCATAGAGCTCATCCTCATACCCGAACGGTGCATGTGAATGTCATGGGACTTTGA
- a CDS encoding ABC transporter substrate-binding protein: protein MRLFAFLKVALLFFLVTGVSHAEEKSERVVSLGISATEIVFALGSGDKVVAVDQSSLFLPIVKKPYGEDKITALNYYRTLSAEGVLSCNPTLIIGSDGIGPPAAVDQLKQSGVEMVLLPKIKSLEEITGKISQLAETLDQQESGKQLIEQIDVHLKETQKIVSQAQADKKSPPRVIFLMNHGTGAFRAGGTGTAADTIIKAAGGVNVVESFQGYKELSAESALQANPDILLVPDRGLQQLGGLEAFKNLPGLSASAAVQNDRVKVIDMAKTLTLGLNTPEAVKELALYFYQE from the coding sequence ATGAGATTGTTTGCTTTCCTTAAAGTCGCCCTCCTCTTTTTCCTCGTTACCGGAGTCTCGCACGCAGAGGAGAAATCTGAACGCGTGGTATCCCTAGGAATTTCTGCAACGGAGATTGTGTTTGCTTTAGGCTCTGGAGACAAGGTAGTTGCCGTCGACCAGTCTTCTCTGTTTTTACCTATTGTGAAAAAGCCTTATGGGGAAGATAAAATCACCGCGTTAAATTACTACCGCACCCTTTCTGCAGAGGGTGTTCTTTCGTGCAATCCGACGCTCATCATTGGTTCCGATGGGATAGGACCTCCCGCGGCTGTTGACCAGCTCAAACAGTCTGGTGTAGAAATGGTACTGCTTCCCAAAATTAAGTCTCTAGAGGAAATAACCGGCAAAATCAGTCAGTTAGCCGAAACACTTGATCAGCAAGAAAGCGGTAAACAACTGATCGAGCAGATCGATGTCCACTTGAAAGAGACACAAAAAATTGTCAGCCAGGCGCAAGCAGATAAAAAGTCCCCTCCCCGCGTGATCTTCCTGATGAATCATGGCACAGGAGCATTTCGGGCAGGTGGAACAGGAACCGCGGCAGATACGATTATCAAAGCTGCTGGCGGCGTCAATGTGGTGGAAAGCTTTCAGGGTTACAAGGAATTGAGCGCAGAATCAGCCTTGCAAGCAAATCCGGATATTCTTCTTGTTCCCGATAGAGGTCTTCAGCAGTTAGGTGGTTTGGAGGCTTTCAAAAATTTACCTGGTTTATCCGCTTCGGCCGCAGTTCAAAATGACCGTGTCAAAGTCATTGATATGGCCAAAACCCTAACCCTTGGTTTAAATACTCCAGAAGCTGTTAAAGAGCTAGCCCTTTACTTCTATCAAGAATAG